A part of Carettochelys insculpta isolate YL-2023 chromosome 1, ASM3395843v1, whole genome shotgun sequence genomic DNA contains:
- the LOC142002211 gene encoding olfactory receptor 52N4-like — protein MSDYNTTGFTNPSNFILLGIPGLERSYVWISIPFSSMYAIAILGNCTILYVVKIEPSLHGSMYYFLCMLAVTDLVLSTSVLPKMLSIFWFNCREIDFSACLTQMYLIHCFSVVGSGILMAMALDRYVAICNPLRHSAILTNSLVAKVGLVVVLRGSLFVLPELFLARWWPYCRTNIIPHSYCEHIAVVKLACADIRISSYYGLFVALLVTGLDVLCITVSYIQILRAIFRLPAKDARLKTFGTCISHLSVILASYVPALFSFFTQRFGHNVPLHFHILIANVYILLPPTLNPIIYGVRTKQIRDRLLRLTSQKVT, from the coding sequence ATGTCAGATTACAACACAACTGGCTTCACCAACCCCTCTAacttcatcctgctgggcattcctggtcTGGAGAGATCCTATGtatggatctccatccccttcagttccatgtatgcCATAGCCATCTTGGGGAACTGTACCATATTATATGTTGTGAAGATAGAGCCTAGTCTCCATGGgtccatgtactatttcctctgcatgttaGCAGTCACTGACTTGGTTCTATCTACATCCGTCCTGCCCAAAATGttgagcatcttctggttcaattgCAGGGAGATTGATTTCAGTGCCTGTCTCACCCAGATGTACTTAATCCACTGCTTCTCAGTGGTGGGGTCTGGAATCCTGATGGCCATGGCTTTGgatcgctatgtggccatctgcaACCCCCTGCGACATTCCGCCATCCTGACAAACTCTCTGGTGGCCAAGGTTGGCCTTGTTGTGGTGCTGCGTGGCAGCCTGTTTGTACTTCCTGAACTCTTCTTGGCGAGGTGgtggccatattgcagaaccaaTATTATCCCCCACTCTTACTGTGAACATATAGCCGTGGTGAAATTGGCCTGTGCTGACATCCGTATCAGTAGTTACTATGGCCTTTTCGTAGCATTGTTGGTGACTGGTCTGGATGTGCTTTGTATCACTGTATCCTATATCCAGATACTCAGAGCCATCTTTAGACTCCCAGCAAAGGATGCTCGGCTCAAAACTTTTGGAACCTGTATCTCCCATCTCAGTGTCATTTTAGCTTCTTATGTCCCAgctctcttctcttttttcacACAGCGATTTGGCCATAATGTTCCCCTGCATTTCCATATTCTGATTGCCAATGTGTATATTCTCTTGCCCCCCACactaaaccccatcatctatggggtTAGAACAAAACAAATCCGGGACAGACTACTTCGACTCACTTCTCAAAAAGTGACCTAA